Proteins from a single region of Salvelinus fontinalis isolate EN_2023a chromosome 15, ASM2944872v1, whole genome shotgun sequence:
- the iars2 gene encoding isoleucine--tRNA ligase, mitochondrial isoform X2 codes for MLLCRISAVSQSVARWGTSVRRGALLHPALSFNSNRCQNVSSTEGTVHPAAAQGAGPYRDSVLLPRTEFPMKLTGQNLIDREVQIQQECGFAELYSWQRERKAKKEYCLHDGPPYANGDPHVGHALNKILKDIQNRFEMLRGKQVHYVPGWDCHGLPIELKALGELGTSGLSPLQIRQKAREFAKGAIARQRAAFQRWGVMADWDKCYYTFDGTYEAAQLKVFQDMHSKGLIYQDYKPVFWSPSSRTALAEAELEYNPQHVSKAIYATFALATLPPKMVEAVGELGSISVLVWTTQPWTIPANQAVCFMPNAQYSVVKRRDSSQLLLVATERVSSLATLLSTELESVGTFTGADLEGGVCQHPTIPRKEVPLLPANFVTMGKGTGLVHTAPAHGMEDYSVASHFKLSVECIVDEEGRFTELAGPELQSLSVMGEGNDTVISMLKAVGSLVKEEECVHSYPYDWRSKEPVVIRPSKQWFINIASLKDKAKEALAKVRVIPESARGSLLAHLDRRPYWCISRQRSWGVPIPVFYHKETGEPLINKHTVSHVTQLFSEKGSDCWWELPLESLLPPEVLKKSKAGEVTDYERGDDVLDIWFDSGTSWAAVLEDSRADVYVEGKDQIGGWFQSSLLTSVAVQKMAPYKALMIHDFVISEKGEKMSKSLGNVVDPDTVIHGGEDPSVSPAYGVDVLRWWVAESNVFSEVQIGPNVLNSARDSINKLRNTLKFLLGNLQGFDPRTQAVEPKEMHYIDQYLLHLLRNYSMKMTDAYNDFGAGRAIRLLQAFITRDLSKFYFSIIKDRLYCDPEDSLGRRSCQTVLEEILDGVTRSIAPILPHLAEEVYLHAPGHNEGETLFRSGWIKSSPVWRRPGLEEAVEGACAIRDSFLSSIPGRNAAEYELTIEIEPGLLFELIESLQDEPTSSYSQLTELMMSSQTTLTSALPRDLPADALISNGSFLINLEGGVIREDSAYQVAAVPTSMARCPRCRRYTSNSPDCPCPRCQTILTRAQ; via the exons ATGCTGCTGTGCCGCATTTCAGCAGTGAGCCAGAGCGTAGCGAGATGGGGAACGAGTGTTCGGAGAGGCGCCCTTCTCCACCCCGCACTCTCCTTCAACTCCAACCGTTGTCAAAATGTCAGCTCCACCGAAGGTACCGTTCACCCTGCAGCCGCCCAGGGTGCCGGGCCGTACCGCGACAGCGTGTTGCTTCCCCGTACTGAATTCCCCATGAAACTAACCGGACAGAATCTCATAGACCGGGAGGTACAGATACAACAG GAGTGTGGCTTTGCAGAACTCTActcatggcagagagagaggaaggcaaaGAAGGAATACTGTCTCCACGATGGCCCCCCATACGCCAACGGGGACCCACATGTGGGACATGCCCTCAATAAG ATCCTCAAAGACATCCAGAACCGCTTTGAGATGCTAAGGGGGAAACAGGTTCACTATGTCCCAGGCTGGGACTGCCATGGGCTACCCATTGAGCTGAAGGCACTGGGAGAGCTGGGAACCAGTGGACTGAGCCCTCTGCAGATAAGACAGAAAG CCCGGGAGTTTGCGAAGGGGGCTATCGCTCGTCAGCGCGCTGCCTTCCAGCGCTGGGGCGTGATGGCGGACTGGGATAAGTGCTACTACACCTTTGATGGGACTTATGAGGCAGCTCAGCTTAAGGTCTTCCAGGACATGCACAGCAAG GGTCTGATCTACCAGGACTACAAGCCAGTTTTctggtctccttcctccag gacaGCTCTTGCGGAGGCAGAGTTGGAGTATAACCCACAGCACGTGAGCAAAGCAATCTATGCCACCTTCGCCCTGGCCACCCTGCCCCCTAAGATGGTGGAAGCTGTAGGGGAGTTGGGCAGCATTTCTGTGTTGGTGTGGACCACCCAACCATGGACCATCCCAGCCAACCAGGCTGTCTGCTTTATGCCCAATGCCCA GTACTCAGTAGTGAAGAGGAGAGACAGCTCACAGCTCCTCCTAGTGGCCACTGAGCGCGTTTCCAGCCTGGCAACACTGCTGAGCACAGAGCTGGAGAGTGTGGGCACTTTCACAG GTGCAGATCTTGAGGGAGGAGTCTGCCAGCATCCCACCATTCCCAGGAAGGAGGTTCCATTGCTTCCAGCCAATTTTGTGACCATGGGCAAAGGAACGGGATTGGTCCACACAGCTCCTGCCCATGGGATGGAGGACTACAGTGTGGCCTCACATTTTAAACTATCAGTG GAGTGTATCGTGGATGAGGAAGGCAGATTCACTGAGCTGgctgggcctgagctacagagTCTGTCTGTGATGGGGGAGGGCAACGATACAG TGATCTCCATGCTGAAGGCTGTCGGTTCTCTAGTGAAGGAGGAGGAGTGTGTCCACAGTTACCCGTACGACTGGAGGAGTAAAGAGCCTGTAGTCATCAGACCCAGCAAACAGTGGTTCATTAACATCGCCAGCCTCAAAGACAAGGCCAAG GAAGCGCTGGCTAAGGTGCGTGTGATCCCAGAATCGGCGAGGGGCAGTCTGTTGGCCCACCTGGACAGAAGACCGTACTGGTGTATCTCACGCCAGAGGAGCTGGGGTGTGCCCATACCTGTGTTCTACCACAAGGAGACAGGAGAGCCTCTCATTAACAA GCACACTGTATCCCATGTGACCCAGCTGTTCTCAGAGAAGGGCAGTGACTGCTGGTGGGAGCTCCCCCTGGAATCTCTACTGCCACCAGAGGTGCTCAAGAAG agtAAAGCAGGAGAGGTAACCGACTACGAGCGTGGAGATGATGTGTTGGACATCTGGTTTGACAGTGGAACCTCCTGGGCTGCTGTTCTTGAAG ACTCGAGGGCTGATGTGTATGTGGAGGGAAAGGACCAGATAGGTGGTTGGTTCCAGTCCTCTCTGCTCACCAGTGTTGCCGTACAGAAAATGGCACCCTACAA ggcTCTTATGATACATGACTTTGTGATAagtgagaaaggagagaagatgTCCAAGTCTTTAGGCAACGTAGTAGACCCCGATACAGTCATCCACGGGGGGGAG GACCCCAGTGTGTCTCCTGCCTATGGAGTGGATGTGTTGCGTTGGTGGGTGGCAGAGTCCAACGTCTTCTCTGAGGTCCAGATCGGCCCCAACGTGCTCAACTCAGCCAGAGACAGCATCAATAAG TTGAGGAATACCCTGAAGTTCTTGCTAGGGAATCTGCAGGGTTTTGACCCTCGTACTCAGGCAGTGGAACCTAAAGAAATGCACTACATCGACCAGTACCTACTGCACCTTCTACGGAACTACAGTATGAAGATGACAGATGCCTACAATGATTTTGGTGCGGGCAGGGCCATCCGCCTGCTCCAAGCCTTCATCACCAGAGACCTCTCCAAGTTCTACTTCAGCATCATCAAGGACAG gctGTACTGTGATCCTGAGGACTCGTTGGGTCGGCGGTCCTGTCAGACGGTTCtagaggagattctggacggagtgACGCGCTCCATCGCTCCTATCCTACCTCACCTGGCCGAAGAGGTCTACTTACACGCCCCAGGACATAACG AGGGGGAGACCCTGTTCAGGAGTGGCTGGATTAAGAGCAGTCCTGTGTGGCGGAGGCCGGGATTGGAGGAAGCCGTGGAGGGGGCATGCGCTATCAGGGATtccttcctgtcctctatccCAGGACGCAATGCAGCCGAATATGAGCTGACCATAGAGATTGAGCCTGGCCTACTGTTTGAACTCATTGAG tctctccAAGACGAACCTACTTCCTCTTACTCTCAGCTAACAGAGCTGATGATGTCATCGCAGACAACCCTGACTAGCGCCCTGCCCAGAGACCTGCCCGCTGATGCCCTCATCAGCAACGGCAGTTTCCTCATCAACCTTGAGG GTGGGGTTATCCGTGAGGACAGTGCTTACCAAGTAGCGGCAGTGCCTACCTCCATGGCCCGGTGCCCGAGGTGCCGCCGGTACACCTCAAACTCTCCAGACTGCCCCTGCCCCCGCTGCCAGACCATCCTTACTAGGGCGCAGTGA
- the iars2 gene encoding isoleucine--tRNA ligase, mitochondrial isoform X1, with protein MLLCRISAVSQSVARWGTSVRRGALLHPALSFNSNRCQNVSSTEGTVHPAAAQGAGPYRDSVLLPRTEFPMKLTGQNLIDREVQIQQECGFAELYSWQRERKAKKEYCLHDGPPYANGDPHVGHALNKILKDIQNRFEMLRGKQVHYVPGWDCHGLPIELKALGELGTSGLSPLQIRQKAREFAKGAIARQRAAFQRWGVMADWDKCYYTFDGTYEAAQLKVFQDMHSKGLIYQDYKPVFWSPSSRTALAEAELEYNPQHVSKAIYATFALATLPPKMVEAVGELGSISVLVWTTQPWTIPANQAVCFMPNAQYSVVKRRDSSQLLLVATERVSSLATLLSTELESVGTFTGADLEGGVCQHPTIPRKEVPLLPANFVTMGKGTGLVHTAPAHGMEDYSVASHFKLSVECIVDEEGRFTELAGPELQSLSVMGEGNDTVISMLKAVGSLVKEEECVHSYPYDWRSKEPVVIRPSKQWFINIASLKDKAKEALAKVRVIPESARGSLLAHLDRRPYWCISRQRSWGVPIPVFYHKETGEPLINKHTVSHVTQLFSEKGSDCWWELPLESLLPPEVLKKSKAGEVTDYERGDDVLDIWFDSGTSWAAVLEEMKEESDTDSESRLSWLPTSLRKPLVPDSRADVYVEGKDQIGGWFQSSLLTSVAVQKMAPYKALMIHDFVISEKGEKMSKSLGNVVDPDTVIHGGEDPSVSPAYGVDVLRWWVAESNVFSEVQIGPNVLNSARDSINKLRNTLKFLLGNLQGFDPRTQAVEPKEMHYIDQYLLHLLRNYSMKMTDAYNDFGAGRAIRLLQAFITRDLSKFYFSIIKDRLYCDPEDSLGRRSCQTVLEEILDGVTRSIAPILPHLAEEVYLHAPGHNEGETLFRSGWIKSSPVWRRPGLEEAVEGACAIRDSFLSSIPGRNAAEYELTIEIEPGLLFELIESLQDEPTSSYSQLTELMMSSQTTLTSALPRDLPADALISNGSFLINLEGGVIREDSAYQVAAVPTSMARCPRCRRYTSNSPDCPCPRCQTILTRAQ; from the exons ATGCTGCTGTGCCGCATTTCAGCAGTGAGCCAGAGCGTAGCGAGATGGGGAACGAGTGTTCGGAGAGGCGCCCTTCTCCACCCCGCACTCTCCTTCAACTCCAACCGTTGTCAAAATGTCAGCTCCACCGAAGGTACCGTTCACCCTGCAGCCGCCCAGGGTGCCGGGCCGTACCGCGACAGCGTGTTGCTTCCCCGTACTGAATTCCCCATGAAACTAACCGGACAGAATCTCATAGACCGGGAGGTACAGATACAACAG GAGTGTGGCTTTGCAGAACTCTActcatggcagagagagaggaaggcaaaGAAGGAATACTGTCTCCACGATGGCCCCCCATACGCCAACGGGGACCCACATGTGGGACATGCCCTCAATAAG ATCCTCAAAGACATCCAGAACCGCTTTGAGATGCTAAGGGGGAAACAGGTTCACTATGTCCCAGGCTGGGACTGCCATGGGCTACCCATTGAGCTGAAGGCACTGGGAGAGCTGGGAACCAGTGGACTGAGCCCTCTGCAGATAAGACAGAAAG CCCGGGAGTTTGCGAAGGGGGCTATCGCTCGTCAGCGCGCTGCCTTCCAGCGCTGGGGCGTGATGGCGGACTGGGATAAGTGCTACTACACCTTTGATGGGACTTATGAGGCAGCTCAGCTTAAGGTCTTCCAGGACATGCACAGCAAG GGTCTGATCTACCAGGACTACAAGCCAGTTTTctggtctccttcctccag gacaGCTCTTGCGGAGGCAGAGTTGGAGTATAACCCACAGCACGTGAGCAAAGCAATCTATGCCACCTTCGCCCTGGCCACCCTGCCCCCTAAGATGGTGGAAGCTGTAGGGGAGTTGGGCAGCATTTCTGTGTTGGTGTGGACCACCCAACCATGGACCATCCCAGCCAACCAGGCTGTCTGCTTTATGCCCAATGCCCA GTACTCAGTAGTGAAGAGGAGAGACAGCTCACAGCTCCTCCTAGTGGCCACTGAGCGCGTTTCCAGCCTGGCAACACTGCTGAGCACAGAGCTGGAGAGTGTGGGCACTTTCACAG GTGCAGATCTTGAGGGAGGAGTCTGCCAGCATCCCACCATTCCCAGGAAGGAGGTTCCATTGCTTCCAGCCAATTTTGTGACCATGGGCAAAGGAACGGGATTGGTCCACACAGCTCCTGCCCATGGGATGGAGGACTACAGTGTGGCCTCACATTTTAAACTATCAGTG GAGTGTATCGTGGATGAGGAAGGCAGATTCACTGAGCTGgctgggcctgagctacagagTCTGTCTGTGATGGGGGAGGGCAACGATACAG TGATCTCCATGCTGAAGGCTGTCGGTTCTCTAGTGAAGGAGGAGGAGTGTGTCCACAGTTACCCGTACGACTGGAGGAGTAAAGAGCCTGTAGTCATCAGACCCAGCAAACAGTGGTTCATTAACATCGCCAGCCTCAAAGACAAGGCCAAG GAAGCGCTGGCTAAGGTGCGTGTGATCCCAGAATCGGCGAGGGGCAGTCTGTTGGCCCACCTGGACAGAAGACCGTACTGGTGTATCTCACGCCAGAGGAGCTGGGGTGTGCCCATACCTGTGTTCTACCACAAGGAGACAGGAGAGCCTCTCATTAACAA GCACACTGTATCCCATGTGACCCAGCTGTTCTCAGAGAAGGGCAGTGACTGCTGGTGGGAGCTCCCCCTGGAATCTCTACTGCCACCAGAGGTGCTCAAGAAG agtAAAGCAGGAGAGGTAACCGACTACGAGCGTGGAGATGATGTGTTGGACATCTGGTTTGACAGTGGAACCTCCTGGGCTGCTGTTCTTGAAG AAATGAAGGAGGAGAGTGACACTGACTCTGAGTCACGGCTCAGCTGGCTCCCTACCTCCCTACGCAAACCCCTGGTGCCAG ACTCGAGGGCTGATGTGTATGTGGAGGGAAAGGACCAGATAGGTGGTTGGTTCCAGTCCTCTCTGCTCACCAGTGTTGCCGTACAGAAAATGGCACCCTACAA ggcTCTTATGATACATGACTTTGTGATAagtgagaaaggagagaagatgTCCAAGTCTTTAGGCAACGTAGTAGACCCCGATACAGTCATCCACGGGGGGGAG GACCCCAGTGTGTCTCCTGCCTATGGAGTGGATGTGTTGCGTTGGTGGGTGGCAGAGTCCAACGTCTTCTCTGAGGTCCAGATCGGCCCCAACGTGCTCAACTCAGCCAGAGACAGCATCAATAAG TTGAGGAATACCCTGAAGTTCTTGCTAGGGAATCTGCAGGGTTTTGACCCTCGTACTCAGGCAGTGGAACCTAAAGAAATGCACTACATCGACCAGTACCTACTGCACCTTCTACGGAACTACAGTATGAAGATGACAGATGCCTACAATGATTTTGGTGCGGGCAGGGCCATCCGCCTGCTCCAAGCCTTCATCACCAGAGACCTCTCCAAGTTCTACTTCAGCATCATCAAGGACAG gctGTACTGTGATCCTGAGGACTCGTTGGGTCGGCGGTCCTGTCAGACGGTTCtagaggagattctggacggagtgACGCGCTCCATCGCTCCTATCCTACCTCACCTGGCCGAAGAGGTCTACTTACACGCCCCAGGACATAACG AGGGGGAGACCCTGTTCAGGAGTGGCTGGATTAAGAGCAGTCCTGTGTGGCGGAGGCCGGGATTGGAGGAAGCCGTGGAGGGGGCATGCGCTATCAGGGATtccttcctgtcctctatccCAGGACGCAATGCAGCCGAATATGAGCTGACCATAGAGATTGAGCCTGGCCTACTGTTTGAACTCATTGAG tctctccAAGACGAACCTACTTCCTCTTACTCTCAGCTAACAGAGCTGATGATGTCATCGCAGACAACCCTGACTAGCGCCCTGCCCAGAGACCTGCCCGCTGATGCCCTCATCAGCAACGGCAGTTTCCTCATCAACCTTGAGG GTGGGGTTATCCGTGAGGACAGTGCTTACCAAGTAGCGGCAGTGCCTACCTCCATGGCCCGGTGCCCGAGGTGCCGCCGGTACACCTCAAACTCTCCAGACTGCCCCTGCCCCCGCTGCCAGACCATCCTTACTAGGGCGCAGTGA